The following are encoded in a window of Rosa chinensis cultivar Old Blush chromosome 4, RchiOBHm-V2, whole genome shotgun sequence genomic DNA:
- the LOC112199059 gene encoding uncharacterized protein LOC112199059, with protein MNKCGEKRKLDLCELDEIRMEAYENAKLYKERTKAFHDQKLRTKHLEAGQLVLLYNSRLKWFPGKLRSRWIGPFGLIEVFPHGAVTLKNLRNGDTFKVNGHRVKPYLGSAPKDTHEEVKFFVDPPSI; from the coding sequence atGAATAAGTGTGGTGAGAAGAGAAAGCTTGATCTTTGTGAGCTAGATGAGATTAGAATGGAGGCTTATGAGAATGCAAAGTTgtacaaagaaagaacaaaagctTTCCATGATCAAAAACTCAGGACTAAGCACTTGGAAGCTGGTCAATTAGTTCTTCTCTACAACTCAAGATTGAAATGGTTTCCGGGCAAGCTAAGATCAAGATGGATTGGACCATTTGGGCTCATTGAAGTATTCCCACATGGAGCGGTGACTTTGAAGAACTTGAGGAATGGTGATACCTTTAAGGTGAATGGGCATCGAGTCAAGCCCTACTTGGGAAGTGCACCTAAGGATACTCATGAGGAGGTGAAGTTCTTTGTGGATCCTCCATCCATTTGA
- the LOC112196973 gene encoding endochitinase EP3 → MAFQVAVCTILGLAFVAQIAVAQNVADIVTADFFNGIINQAAADCAGKSFYTRQAFLDAAGSYPSFGTSGSADDNKREIAAFFAHVTHETGHFCYIEEINKSTYCDTTRTDYPCNPDKQYYRRGPLQLTWNYNYGAAGNAIGFDGLNSPETVAQDPVIAFKTALWYWMTNVHSVIGQGFGATTRAINGAVECDGKSPATVQARANYYTDYCTQFNVAPGDNLLC, encoded by the exons ATGGCTTTCCAAGTTGCAGTCTGCACCATCCTAGGGCTAGCATTTGTAGCCCAAATTGCTGTTGCTCAAAACGTGGCAGATATCGTTACAGCGGACTTCTTCAACGGGATTATTAACCAAGCTGCCGCTGATTGTGCCGGCAAGAGCTTCTACACCAGACAGGCTTTTCTCGATGCCGCAGGCTCTTACCCCAGTTTCGGTACCTCCGGTTCCGCTGATGATAATAAACGGGAAATTGCAGCTTTCTTTGCTCACGTCACTCATGAGACTGGCC ATTTTTGCTACATTGAAGAGATAAATAAGAGCACCTACTGCGACACGACCAGAACAGACTACCCATGCAACCCCGACAAGCAGTACTACAGGCGTGGACCACTCCAGCTCACCTGGAACTACAATTACGGAGCTGCCGGAAATGCCATTGGCTTTGACGGCTTGAACTCCCCCGAAACGGTGGCTCAAGACCCGGTGATAGCATTCAAGACAGCCTTGTGGTATTGGATGACCAATGTTCACTCCGTTATAGGCCAAGGATTCGGAGCCACTACTCGAGCCATCAACGGTGCTGTGGAATGTGATGGCAAATCCCCAGCCACTGTTCAAGCTCGCGCCAACTATTACACTGACTACTGCACCCAATTTAATGTTGCTCCCGGTGACAATCTCTTGTGCTAg